The proteins below are encoded in one region of Knoellia sp. S7-12:
- the rpmJ gene encoding 50S ribosomal protein L36 codes for MKVQPSVKKICDKCKVIRRNGRVMVICENPRHKQRQG; via the coding sequence ATGAAGGTTCAGCCGAGCGTCAAGAAGATCTGTGACAAGTGCAAGGTGATCCGCCGCAACGGTCGGGTCATGGTCATCTGCGAGAACCCGCGCCACAAGCAGCGCCAGGGTTAA
- the infA gene encoding translation initiation factor IF-1 encodes MAKKDGVIEIEGTIVEALPNAMFRVELTNGHKVLAHISGKMRQHYIRILPEDRVVVELSPYDLTRGRIVFRYR; translated from the coding sequence ATGGCCAAGAAGGACGGCGTCATTGAGATCGAGGGCACCATCGTTGAGGCGCTCCCCAACGCGATGTTTCGCGTGGAGCTCACCAACGGTCACAAGGTGCTCGCGCACATCTCGGGCAAGATGCGTCAGCACTACATCCGGATCCTCCCCGAGGACCGCGTGGTGGTGGAGCTCAGCCCCTACGACCTGACCCGAGGCCGCATCGTCTTCCGCTACCGCTGA